TAATCGGCATCGAACTCGTACCCCTCGCTCTCTAGAATTCCGCGGACGGTTCCGGAATCGTCGTACTCGACGGTGATCGCCAGGCGCTCCTGGGGCCGCTCTTCGACGACCCCGGCCTCCTCGACGGCCGCCGTGACCGCGCGGGAGTAGGCGCTGACGAGCCCGCCGACGCCCAACTCCGTCCCGCCGAAGTAGCGGGTGACGACGACCGCGCAGTTCTCGATCTCCTGCTGGGCGAGGACGTTCAGCGCCGGCTTGCCCGCGGAGCTGGAGGGCTCGCCGTCGTCGCTCGAGTACTCGCGCAGAAACTCGCCGTCGGCGTCGGCCCGCACCCGATATGCGGGGACGTTGTGGGTGGCGTCGGCGTGCTCCTCGCGGATCGCGTCGACGAACGCCTCGGCGGCGTCGACGGATTCGACGGGCCGGACGTGACCGATGAACTCCGAGCCCTGAATAACGAAGTCGGCGGTCGCGGGGGCCGCGACGGTCCGGTACGTTCCGCTCATAGCGGCGCTACTCCGGCCGGCGAAAAGAGCCCGTCGGTCGCCAGACCGCCGCAGTCGGCGGTCCTAACGCGATCGAAGTCCCCCGCGAGCCGCGGCTGCCGTGAGTCGCAGTCCGTCCCCTGCCACCCTTACGCTATTGTTCCCCCGTGTCATCTGTGTACATATGGATGGCGACGCTATCGATCCGGAGCTGGCCGACGAACTGCGCAGCGTCTGTCGGACGACCGTCGGCGACGAACTCCGCAGTATCGCCTACTTCACCGAGGACGACGTCGAGCAGCTGTATCTCCGATCGGACCTCGAGCGGACGGCCGACCTGATCGGCTTCGCCGAGCATGAGCGGCTCGGCTTTCGCTCTCAGTCGGCCTATCGGAACACGCAACTCGGCGAGTACGCGGCGACGATCAGGATGTTCGAGAACGGGTACCTCTCGCGGGTCATCCGCGGCCCACACGGGGTCTGGGTGACGACCGACGACATGTCAATGGATCGGTTCGAGGAGTTGACCAGCGCGCTCGAAATCGTCCTCGACGACTTCGCGGATGCCGTCGACGTCGAGAGCGCGGATACCGACGAGAGCAGCGACTGATAGAGCGACGACTGATCGTGATTCGGGCCGGTCCCGGCATCCCGGTCGAAGCCCGCGGGCTCGTCACTGCAGTTCGATCTTCCGGACGAACTCGAGATCGCGCAGTTCGGTGATGACCTCGCCGGGTAGGTCCTGATCGGTGATCAGGTAGAGCTTCGGCTCGTCGGTGAACTCGGGATCTTCGCTGATGGTCTGGCGGATCGAAATCCCGTTGGTGGCCAGGGTTCCCGTGACCGTCGCGACGATCCCCTCCTGTTCGGCGTCGTCGGGCGTGATCGTGAGCACCGTCAGATCGAGCACCGGCGCCAGGTCCATCAGGCTCGGCACCTGGGAGATGTTCTGGAAGATGCGCCGGAGTTCGTGGTCTTCGAGGATGACGTCGGTCGTCGAGTCGACGACCCGCCGGTCGACGCCGATCTCGCGGGCGATCCCCGTGTTCGGAATCTCGATGCCGCCCGAGACGACCCGGCCCTCGTCGTTGACGGAGAACCCCCGCTCGAGCAGCAGGCGGATCACGGCCTGTTGACTGGGGGAGCCCTCGAACTTCTCCATGATCTCGTCGAACATTCGTTAGCGGGTGTACGCGCGCTCCGGTATAATGTTCGGTGATCGATCGATCCCGATCGAGTCCGTCTCGGTGCGTCTTGTGCCCCGATCGATGCGGCGGGGAACCGCCGGCTCCGGAGCCGTCGTCTGACGGACACTTTTGTATCCGCCACCCAATACGTCCGGTATGCGCGAACTGCGGAGTTGTGACTTCTGTGACGCTGACGCCGTCGGCACGTTCGAGATCGTGCCGCCCGAACTCGAGCCGACGGAGGCCGAACAGCGACGGGTCGTCCTCTGTCCGGACTGCCGGGAGCGACTCGAAGCACTGGTCGAACCGCTGCTCGCCCGTGCGGGTGCGGCCGTCGAGGAGACCGACGCGAGCGACGAGGACCACGACGGTAGCTCGGTCGTCGCGACCGCCGACGGATCGACGCGCACCCGTACCCGAACTGCCAGCCCGAACGCGACCGTTTCGGACGGGACCGACGGATCCGCGACGGAATCCGAACCCGAACTGGACGACGACTCGAACTCCGCGTCGGGTCTCGAGGACGGAATCACGTTCGAGCGCGACGAGGCTGCGATCGACGGTGATGGCGGTGACGGCGGCAACGGAGCGTCGGACGCGACCGAATCGGAGCGCGCCGCGAGCGAGACGACCGACTCGGACGAGGCGTCGGCGACCGTCCCACTGATCGACGGTAACGGACCCGACGGAGCCACCGAGACGAACCCCCCGACGGCCTACGGAAAGGTCCTCCGACTCCTTCACAATCGCGAGTTCCCCATGCAACGCAGCGCCGTCAAGGAACTGGCCGCGGGCGCCTACGACCTCGAGAACGACCAGGCCGAAGCGATCGTCGACTACGCCGTCGCGGACGGCGAGTTCACCGAGGAACGGGGGATGCTCCACCGGTCGTAGAGCGGTCAGTGATGGCCGAATCTCCCCGCTTCGCGCCGGTTATAGCGTCCCCTTCGTACTCGGTGTCCCTTCGCGGCGGTCGTCGATCCGGGTCGCGTCGTCGAGGGTCCGGGCCAGCGCCTTGAACAGCGCCTCGACCTCGTGGTGGGCGTTCTCGCCGGCGACCTCGAGGTGGAGCGTCAGCCCGGCGTTCATCGCCAGCGACTCCCCGAAGTGACGGGCCATGTCGCTGGTGAAGCCGCCGATCGAATCCTGGGAGAACTCCCCGTCGAAGTAGAACCGGGGACGACCGCTCACGTCGACGACGGCACCCGCGACCGCCTCGTCCAGCGGGACTTTCCGATCGGCGTACCGGACGATGCCGGCGCGGTCGCCGAGCGCCTGGTCGACCGCCTC
This window of the Natrinema salifodinae genome carries:
- a CDS encoding IMPACT family protein, whose protein sequence is MSGTYRTVAAPATADFVIQGSEFIGHVRPVESVDAAEAFVDAIREEHADATHNVPAYRVRADADGEFLREYSSDDGEPSSSAGKPALNVLAQQEIENCAVVVTRYFGGTELGVGGLVSAYSRAVTAAVEEAGVVEERPQERLAITVEYDDSGTVRGILESEGYEFDADYGADVTFDVRVPVADAEALRDRLRSATSGRAALE
- a CDS encoding DUF7522 family protein, producing MDGDAIDPELADELRSVCRTTVGDELRSIAYFTEDDVEQLYLRSDLERTADLIGFAEHERLGFRSQSAYRNTQLGEYAATIRMFENGYLSRVIRGPHGVWVTTDDMSMDRFEELTSALEIVLDDFADAVDVESADTDESSD
- a CDS encoding amino acid-binding protein, whose product is MFDEIMEKFEGSPSQQAVIRLLLERGFSVNDEGRVVSGGIEIPNTGIAREIGVDRRVVDSTTDVILEDHELRRIFQNISQVPSLMDLAPVLDLTVLTITPDDAEQEGIVATVTGTLATNGISIRQTISEDPEFTDEPKLYLITDQDLPGEVITELRDLEFVRKIELQ
- a CDS encoding prolipoprotein diacylglyceryl transferase, translated to MRELRSCDFCDADAVGTFEIVPPELEPTEAEQRRVVLCPDCRERLEALVEPLLARAGAAVEETDASDEDHDGSSVVATADGSTRTRTRTASPNATVSDGTDGSATESEPELDDDSNSASGLEDGITFERDEAAIDGDGGDGGNGASDATESERAASETTDSDEASATVPLIDGNGPDGATETNPPTAYGKVLRLLHNREFPMQRSAVKELAAGAYDLENDQAEAIVDYAVADGEFTEERGMLHRS
- the hisB gene encoding imidazoleglycerol-phosphate dehydratase HisB, yielding MSERTATVTRETAETSIECSLDVDGTGAAAVDTGIGFFDHMLTSFAKHGLFDLEVDCDGDLEIDDHHTVEDVAIVLGEAVDQALGDRAGIVRYADRKVPLDEAVAGAVVDVSGRPRFYFDGEFSQDSIGGFTSDMARHFGESLAMNAGLTLHLEVAGENAHHEVEALFKALARTLDDATRIDDRREGTPSTKGTL